The proteins below are encoded in one region of Flavobacterium sp. IMCC34852:
- a CDS encoding thiol-disulfide oxidoreductase DCC family protein, translating to MEITDLPKDKKIILFDGVCNLCNASVQFVIKQDKKDVFRFVALQSELGLKIIKHIGIDIKNTDSIVLYEPGKAYYYKSEAALRIIKEFGGIYGLLRIFTVFPKFISDFIYDYVAKNRYRWYGKQESCMMPSRELEAKFLA from the coding sequence ATGGAAATAACCGACTTACCAAAAGACAAAAAAATCATCCTATTTGATGGTGTTTGCAATCTTTGCAACGCTTCGGTACAGTTTGTTATAAAGCAGGATAAAAAAGATGTTTTCCGATTTGTGGCACTTCAATCTGAACTGGGATTAAAAATCATTAAACACATTGGTATCGACATTAAAAATACTGACAGCATTGTCTTATATGAACCCGGTAAAGCCTATTATTATAAATCGGAAGCCGCTTTGCGAATTATAAAAGAATTTGGCGGGATATATGGTTTATTGAGAATTTTTACTGTTTTCCCCAAATTCATTTCTGATTTTATCTATGATTACGTGGCCAAGAACAGGTACCGTTGGTATGGCAAGCAAGAATCATGTATGATGCCTTCTCGGGAACTTGAAGCAAAATTTTTGGCATGA
- a CDS encoding endonuclease MutS2 translates to MISITDKTLKDLEFNTVLQTISERCNTEIGKQKAIAIVPFKSKETLMNALLQTSEYLSSFTNNNAIPNHGFENITNDIKFLAIEDSFLEVGSFRKIATLSDTVNVLLMFLKKFNDYYPKLNEKASQIEYTKYIIQKIDEVVDKYGEIKDNASPDLINIRRDMSVVRGKVNQSFGQALSQYNGLGYLDEIKESFVENRRVLAVLAMYRRKVKGSILGSSKTGSIAYIEPEATLRYSRELSNLEYEEREEITKILKKLSNDIRPYVDLLKEYQDFLSDIDVVSAKAKYARKINAILPNIIEEKRLFFREAFHPILFLNNLEKKEKTFPQTIELKNENRIIVISGPNAGGKTISLKTVGLLQLMLQCGILIPVHERSETFLFDRILTDIGDNQSIENHLSTYSYRLKNMNYFLKKCNAKTLFLIDEFGTGSDPELGGALAETFLEEFYHREAFGIITTHYSNLKILANELPFASNANMLFDEKSLEPMYKLILGQAGSSFTFEVAQKNGIPYGLINRAKKKIEGGKVRFDKTIATLQKERSKLEKTSLTLKEEEIKAREESKKMENINAKIQDKLERYQELYDANQRLIYIGQKIDDISEKYFNNKDKKVLIGDFLKLVEIENSKRKKATVKEKKEKEIIQKKVVEEVKVIVEEIRKEKKEKKIKAQKQEAEKPKVTLKIGDRVRMVDGKSVGTIDKIEKNKAVVNYGIFTSKVSLEELEFVQAK, encoded by the coding sequence ATGATATCGATTACAGATAAAACCTTAAAAGATTTAGAATTTAACACCGTTTTGCAAACCATTTCAGAGCGATGCAATACAGAAATCGGGAAACAAAAAGCAATAGCAATTGTTCCTTTTAAAAGCAAGGAAACCTTGATGAACGCGCTGTTACAAACCTCGGAATACTTATCGTCTTTTACCAACAACAACGCTATCCCAAACCATGGATTTGAAAACATTACTAACGATATTAAATTCTTAGCCATAGAAGACAGTTTTTTGGAAGTCGGCAGCTTTAGAAAGATAGCAACGCTTTCCGATACAGTTAATGTGTTGCTAATGTTTTTAAAGAAATTCAACGATTATTATCCAAAGCTTAACGAAAAAGCTTCACAAATAGAATATACCAAATACATCATCCAAAAAATTGACGAAGTGGTTGACAAATACGGTGAAATCAAAGACAATGCTTCTCCTGATTTGATTAATATTCGTCGGGATATGAGTGTGGTTCGCGGCAAAGTCAACCAGAGTTTTGGTCAGGCTTTAAGCCAGTACAACGGTTTAGGGTATTTGGATGAAATTAAAGAAAGCTTTGTTGAAAACCGACGCGTTTTAGCGGTTTTAGCGATGTACCGGCGAAAAGTAAAAGGCTCCATTTTGGGCAGTTCCAAAACCGGAAGTATTGCTTACATAGAACCCGAAGCTACTTTGCGTTATTCGAGAGAATTGAGCAATTTGGAGTATGAGGAAAGGGAAGAAATTACCAAAATTCTAAAAAAATTATCCAACGATATCCGACCGTATGTTGACTTATTGAAGGAATACCAAGACTTTCTCAGCGATATTGATGTAGTTTCGGCTAAAGCCAAATATGCTCGTAAAATCAATGCCATTTTGCCGAATATCATTGAAGAAAAACGATTGTTTTTCAGAGAAGCCTTCCATCCTATTTTGTTTTTGAACAATTTAGAAAAAAAGGAAAAAACATTTCCACAAACTATTGAACTCAAAAATGAGAATCGCATTATTGTGATTTCGGGACCGAATGCCGGTGGAAAAACCATTTCGTTGAAAACTGTTGGACTGTTACAGTTGATGTTGCAATGCGGTATTTTGATTCCGGTACACGAACGTAGCGAGACGTTTTTGTTTGACCGAATTCTGACGGACATTGGCGATAACCAATCGATAGAAAATCACTTGAGTACCTACAGCTACCGCTTGAAGAATATGAATTATTTCTTGAAAAAATGCAACGCTAAAACCTTGTTCCTGATTGACGAATTCGGAACCGGTTCTGACCCCGAATTGGGCGGAGCTTTAGCGGAGACTTTCCTCGAAGAATTTTATCATAGAGAAGCTTTCGGGATTATTACGACGCATTATTCAAATTTGAAAATTTTGGCTAACGAATTGCCCTTTGCCTCAAATGCAAATATGCTTTTTGACGAAAAATCATTGGAACCGATGTACAAGCTAATTCTCGGCCAAGCCGGAAGTTCGTTCACGTTTGAAGTCGCGCAGAAAAACGGCATTCCTTATGGCCTAATCAATCGCGCTAAGAAGAAGATTGAAGGCGGAAAAGTGCGCTTTGACAAAACCATTGCTACTTTACAAAAAGAGCGTTCCAAGCTCGAAAAAACATCTTTAACGCTTAAAGAAGAAGAAATCAAGGCACGTGAGGAAAGCAAAAAGATGGAAAACATCAACGCTAAAATCCAAGACAAATTGGAGCGTTACCAAGAATTGTATGATGCCAATCAGCGATTGATTTACATAGGCCAAAAAATAGATGATATTTCGGAAAAATATTTCAACAATAAAGACAAGAAAGTTTTGATTGGTGATTTTTTAAAGTTGGTTGAAATTGAAAATTCCAAACGCAAAAAAGCAACCGTCAAAGAGAAAAAAGAGAAAGAAATCATCCAGAAAAAAGTGGTTGAAGAAGTCAAAGTCATCGTAGAGGAAATTCGAAAAGAAAAGAAAGAAAAGAAAATCAAAGCCCAAAAGCAAGAAGCTGAAAAACCCAAAGTGACTTTAAAAATTGGTGACCGTGTTCGCATGGTTGATGGAAAATCGGTTGGTACTATCGACAAAATTGAAAAAAACAAAGCGGTGGTCAACTATGGCATTTTTACTTCAAAAGTGAGTTTGGAGGAATTAGAATTTGTACAAGCTAAATAA
- a CDS encoding dicarboxylate/amino acid:cation symporter — METTETTKKSLLANLTFQILIAVVLGAVLGVFVFKNFDESTRETFSKNIKLLATIFIRLVQMIIAPLVFTTLVVGIAKLGDIKSVGRIGGRALGWFFTASFISLLIGMFWVNVLKPGKNIKLPNLDTEKASEIVQKTEGFSAQNFVEHIIPKSVVEAMATNEILQIVIFSIFFGLAAASIGSHAKPVINALDKTSHIILKMVNYVMKFAPFGVFGAIASVLAMIDFWELITTYLYFFGSFLIGIGTLWVVLLLVGYLFLKGHMTTLLKRIMSPLVIAFGTTSSEAVFPKLTEELERFGVKDKIVSFMLPLGYSFNLDGSMMYMTFASIFIAQAYGVPLDTGTQMTMLLVLMLTSKGIAGVPRASLVVVAATCGMFKIPEVGIALILPIDHFCDMFRSATNVLGNAIATSVVGKWEKDS, encoded by the coding sequence ATGGAGACAACGGAAACCACCAAAAAATCATTATTAGCTAATCTTACTTTTCAGATTCTCATAGCGGTTGTGCTCGGAGCCGTTTTAGGCGTTTTTGTTTTTAAAAATTTTGATGAAAGTACTAGAGAAACCTTTAGTAAAAACATCAAATTGTTAGCTACTATATTTATTCGTTTGGTTCAAATGATTATTGCGCCTCTGGTCTTTACTACTTTGGTTGTAGGGATTGCCAAATTGGGAGACATTAAATCAGTGGGAAGAATAGGAGGAAGAGCGCTCGGATGGTTTTTTACCGCTTCTTTTATTTCATTATTAATAGGAATGTTTTGGGTCAATGTTTTAAAACCCGGAAAAAACATAAAGTTGCCCAATTTAGACACCGAAAAAGCTTCGGAAATTGTTCAGAAAACAGAAGGTTTTTCGGCACAGAACTTTGTAGAGCATATTATTCCCAAGAGCGTTGTTGAAGCCATGGCCACCAATGAAATTTTACAGATTGTAATTTTTTCTATTTTCTTCGGATTGGCTGCAGCTTCTATTGGTTCTCATGCCAAACCGGTTATCAATGCCTTGGATAAAACCTCACACATCATTTTAAAGATGGTGAATTATGTGATGAAATTTGCTCCGTTTGGTGTGTTTGGTGCTATCGCAAGTGTTTTGGCCATGATTGACTTTTGGGAATTGATTACTACCTATTTGTACTTTTTTGGTTCTTTTTTAATCGGAATAGGAACACTTTGGGTTGTTTTGTTGTTAGTGGGCTATTTATTTTTAAAAGGTCATATGACTACTTTGTTAAAGCGAATTATGAGTCCGTTGGTTATTGCTTTCGGAACCACCAGCAGCGAGGCAGTTTTTCCAAAATTGACCGAAGAATTAGAACGATTTGGAGTAAAAGACAAGATAGTTTCTTTCATGTTGCCGTTAGGTTATTCCTTCAATTTAGATGGTAGTATGATGTACATGACTTTTGCCAGTATTTTTATTGCCCAAGCTTATGGCGTTCCTCTTGATACCGGAACACAAATGACCATGTTGTTAGTGTTGATGCTTACCAGTAAAGGAATTGCCGGTGTACCCAGAGCCAGCTTAGTAGTAGTGGCGGCTACTTGTGGCATGTTTAAAATTCCCGAAGTCGGAATAGCTTTGATTTTACCAATTGACCATTTTTGTGATATGTTCAGAAGTGCTACTAATGTATTAGGAAATGCTATCGCCACTTCGGTTGTAGGGAAATGGGAAAAAGATAGTTAA
- a CDS encoding T9SS-dependent choice-of-anchor J family protein, which yields MKKLLLLFFTVAGFVSANAQTSCATAVAVADGATVTVPAITGTNQVACNNVNGELTTGAFGMWYSFTATGNGQVTLSSDLPQNVAPSSDDTRVSVYTGSCGSLVCVDGNDDIDGTNYLSVLTFDVTIGTTYYIQWDNRWSSAGFDFTVAFVAVSCYPVNTINAPTNVATNSITLNWAAATGVPQGYQVEYGPFGFAQGAGTTLTTATNSITIPGLAPSTAYSYYIRTDCGLGGFSTWSASNAFTTAKVCPQTVGFETNPELVGMSTFGNGAYGLSANAPANAQAGNYYWIFNTNAAAASNNWLFTAPFSLQANEAVTITFWIRCATVRSLRLTVGNEALQASQTTQLWANAALNNPTYTQFTATYTAPATGIYYFGFNDISTAQATATMRLDSINFTSVLGTNDYLASKFSVYPNPSTNVVNFSNEANAVVSTIEMADLNGRVVKTAEVNAADGQISISDLAAGIYMMTISTDQGVAVKKIVKQ from the coding sequence ATGAAAAAACTTTTACTTTTATTTTTTACGGTTGCCGGTTTTGTGAGCGCTAATGCTCAAACTTCATGTGCTACAGCTGTTGCTGTTGCAGACGGAGCAACTGTAACAGTTCCGGCTATTACCGGAACAAATCAAGTGGCTTGTAACAATGTTAACGGTGAGTTAACAACCGGAGCTTTCGGTATGTGGTATTCTTTCACAGCTACCGGGAATGGTCAAGTAACTTTGAGTTCTGATTTACCTCAGAATGTTGCCCCAAGTAGTGATGATACCAGAGTTTCTGTTTACACAGGTTCTTGTGGATCATTAGTTTGTGTTGATGGTAACGACGATATTGACGGAACCAATTATTTGTCAGTTTTGACATTTGATGTTACTATCGGAACTACTTACTACATTCAGTGGGACAACAGATGGTCTTCAGCAGGATTTGATTTTACGGTTGCATTTGTTGCGGTTTCTTGTTATCCGGTAAATACTATCAACGCGCCAACTAATGTTGCTACAAACTCTATTACACTTAACTGGGCAGCTGCAACAGGTGTACCTCAAGGTTATCAAGTAGAATACGGACCATTTGGTTTTGCTCAAGGAGCTGGTACTACATTGACAACTGCAACAAACTCTATCACTATTCCTGGATTAGCTCCTTCTACTGCTTACTCTTATTATATACGTACAGATTGTGGTTTAGGAGGTTTTAGTACTTGGTCTGCTTCAAATGCTTTCACAACAGCTAAAGTTTGTCCTCAAACTGTAGGTTTTGAAACAAACCCTGAATTAGTTGGAATGTCAACTTTCGGAAATGGTGCTTATGGTTTAAGTGCTAACGCACCGGCTAATGCACAAGCAGGTAATTATTATTGGATTTTCAATACTAATGCTGCCGCAGCTTCAAACAACTGGTTGTTTACAGCTCCTTTCTCTTTACAAGCTAATGAGGCAGTGACTATCACTTTTTGGATCAGATGTGCTACGGTTAGAAGTTTAAGACTTACTGTAGGAAACGAGGCACTTCAAGCATCACAAACTACACAACTTTGGGCTAATGCTGCCTTGAATAATCCAACATATACACAATTTACCGCTACTTATACAGCACCTGCTACAGGTATTTATTATTTTGGATTTAATGATATTTCTACAGCTCAAGCTACAGCGACAATGCGTTTGGATTCAATCAACTTTACTTCAGTACTTGGAACAAACGATTATTTAGCTTCTAAGTTCTCTGTTTATCCAAATCCTTCTACTAACGTAGTTAATTTCTCTAACGAAGCTAATGCAGTTGTTAGTACTATTGAAATGGCTGACTTAAACGGAAGAGTTGTAAAAACAGCTGAAGTTAATGCAGCAGATGGTCAAATTTCTATCAGTGATTTAGCCGCAGGTATTTACATGATGACTATTTCTACTGATCAAGGTGTTGCAGTAAAGAAAATTGTTAAACAATAA
- the bshA gene encoding N-acetyl-alpha-D-glucosaminyl L-malate synthase BshA, with protein MKIAIVCYPTFGGSGVVATELGLELAHRGHEIHFITYRQPVRLALLNPNVHYHEVNVPEYPLFHYQPYELALSSKLVDMVKLYKIELLHVHYAIPHAYAGYMAKQMLKDEGIIIPMVTTLHGTDITLVGNHPFYKPAVSFSINKSDVVTSVSQSLKDDTYNLFNIKKEIHVIPNFIELDKHRNENLISCQRSVMAKKEERIVTHISNFRRVKRIPDIIKIFYKIQQKIPAKLMMVGDGPEKARAEQLCDELGIQDKVIFFGNSNEIDQILSYSDLFLLPSETESFGLAALEAMAWSVPVISSNSGGLPEVNFDGISGYLSDVGDVDSMAENALKILANDETLQKFRENALNVAKQFDIKNILPLYENLYNQAINNTK; from the coding sequence ATGAAAATAGCTATTGTGTGCTATCCTACCTTTGGAGGTAGTGGTGTAGTAGCCACAGAACTCGGACTCGAATTGGCCCATCGCGGTCACGAAATCCATTTTATTACCTACCGTCAACCTGTGCGTTTGGCACTTTTGAATCCCAATGTGCACTACCACGAAGTAAACGTTCCCGAATATCCGTTGTTTCATTACCAACCTTATGAATTGGCCTTGTCCAGTAAGTTGGTTGATATGGTCAAACTTTATAAAATAGAATTGTTGCATGTGCATTATGCCATTCCGCATGCTTATGCCGGTTATATGGCCAAGCAAATGTTGAAAGACGAAGGCATCATCATTCCGATGGTTACTACCTTGCACGGAACTGATATTACCTTAGTGGGTAATCATCCTTTCTACAAACCGGCGGTGAGTTTCAGTATCAACAAATCAGATGTAGTGACTTCGGTTTCCCAAAGTTTAAAAGACGATACTTATAATTTGTTTAACATTAAGAAGGAAATCCATGTGATTCCGAATTTTATTGAATTAGACAAACACCGAAACGAGAATTTGATTTCTTGTCAGCGTTCGGTAATGGCCAAAAAAGAAGAGCGCATTGTAACTCACATCAGTAATTTTCGACGAGTAAAACGCATTCCGGACATTATCAAAATTTTTTATAAAATACAGCAGAAGATTCCCGCGAAGTTGATGATGGTAGGTGATGGTCCCGAAAAGGCAAGAGCAGAGCAATTGTGCGATGAATTAGGTATACAAGACAAAGTCATTTTCTTTGGCAACAGCAACGAAATAGACCAAATATTATCGTATTCAGATTTGTTTTTATTGCCTTCGGAAACTGAAAGTTTCGGATTGGCCGCTTTGGAAGCTATGGCTTGGAGCGTTCCGGTAATTTCAAGTAATTCAGGTGGTTTGCCCGAGGTAAATTTTGACGGTATCTCAGGTTATTTGAGTGATGTAGGTGATGTTGACAGTATGGCCGAAAATGCACTCAAAATACTAGCCAATGACGAAACGCTGCAAAAGTTCAGAGAAAATGCATTGAATGTGGCCAAACAGTTCGATATTAAAAATATCCTTCCACTTTATGAAAATTTGTATAATCAAGCCATAAACAATACCAAATGA
- the aroC gene encoding chorismate synthase, translating to MAGNSYGTLFRLTTFGESHGEALGGIIDGCPAGILIDLEAIQMEMQRRKPGQSSIVTQRKEEDEVQFLSGIFEGKTTGTPIGFIIPNTNQKSDDYSHIKDSYRPSHADYVYERKYGIRDYRGGGRSSARETACRVVAGAVAKQVLSHIKINAFVSSVGDIFIDKPYQDLDFSLTETNAVRCPDLETAEKMENYIKEIRKEGDTVGGTVTCVIQNVPIGLGEPVFDKLHAELGKAMLSINAVKGFEFGSGFCGARMKGSEHNDLYNEDGTTKTNLSGGIQGGISNGMDIYFRVAFKPVATLIQKQEVLTNQNTIVEQQGKGRHDPCVVPRAVPIVEAMAALVLADFYLLNKTYQY from the coding sequence ATGGCCGGAAACAGTTACGGAACACTTTTCAGACTGACTACTTTTGGAGAATCTCACGGTGAAGCATTGGGCGGAATCATTGATGGCTGCCCTGCCGGAATACTCATCGATTTAGAAGCAATTCAAATGGAGATGCAGCGCAGAAAACCCGGTCAGTCGAGTATCGTTACCCAAAGAAAAGAGGAAGACGAAGTGCAATTTCTTTCAGGCATTTTTGAGGGAAAAACAACCGGAACACCAATCGGGTTTATCATTCCCAACACCAATCAAAAATCAGACGATTATTCCCATATTAAAGACAGTTACCGACCCAGTCATGCCGATTATGTGTATGAAAGAAAATACGGTATACGCGATTATCGCGGAGGCGGTAGGAGTTCGGCTCGTGAAACAGCTTGCAGAGTAGTAGCGGGTGCTGTCGCCAAACAAGTTTTAAGCCATATCAAAATCAATGCTTTCGTCTCTTCGGTGGGTGATATTTTTATTGATAAGCCTTATCAGGATTTGGATTTTTCTCTAACAGAAACCAATGCGGTTCGTTGCCCCGATTTGGAAACAGCCGAAAAAATGGAAAACTATATTAAGGAAATCCGCAAGGAAGGTGATACCGTCGGTGGAACAGTCACTTGTGTAATTCAAAATGTACCAATCGGTTTGGGAGAGCCTGTTTTTGACAAGCTTCACGCCGAGTTGGGCAAAGCCATGTTGTCCATCAATGCCGTGAAAGGATTTGAATTCGGTAGCGGATTTTGCGGCGCGCGAATGAAAGGTAGTGAACACAACGATTTATACAACGAAGACGGCACCACCAAAACCAATCTTTCGGGCGGAATCCAAGGCGGAATTTCCAACGGAATGGATATTTATTTCAGAGTAGCTTTCAAACCCGTAGCCACATTAATTCAGAAACAAGAAGTATTGACCAATCAAAATACTATTGTAGAGCAACAAGGCAAAGGCCGACACGATCCTTGTGTGGTGCCGAGAGCAGTGCCGATTGTAGAAGCTATGGCTGCCTTGGTCTTGGCCGATTTTTATTTACTAAACAAAACTTATCAATACTAA
- a CDS encoding glycoside hydrolase family 3 N-terminal domain-containing protein, whose protein sequence is MKQFLFRIGLFTALLFLVTNCSSTKNKKQVVNLSKVGIEDEEIYIPHIKSERKNFFPETDAETRWVDSIYNQMSFNEKVGQLFMVAAYSNKDAAHVAEIEKLVSEYKIGGLIFFQGGPKRQSRLTNKYQTLSKIPLFIGIDAEWGMSMRLDSTFRYPFNMTLGAIRDLKLVEKVGEAMAKESKRMGVHFNFAPVLDINTNPKNPIIGYRSFGENKVNVTEHAIALMKGVQSQGIFSTGKHFPGHGDTSTDSHHALPVVNASLEHIEKVELYPYKRMFDEGLVSVMVAHLNVPSLEPREGYPTSISQPVVTNLLKNDLGFDGLIFTDALNMKGASNFKKPGDIDLEAFLAGNDILLFAENVPLAVEKICVAYQEGQISESRLAESVKKILRYKFKAGLNQYEPVEEINLFHDLNPKSNQSLQYELYENAITVVKNQDNILPIKNLNQKIAYVKLGDDSNSSFVNTLKKYTEVNEVFDANLDSLLTKLTDYETVIIGYHKSDKTWWKSPELTASELQLIDSIAVKKKVIIDCFAKPYSLSKINNFDAIEGVMVSYQNGDVAQEVSAELIFGAVASKGKLPVSINGSFSAGDGLFTEKLNRLGFTTPENVGMSSEKLNQIEKLAYKAIDGKMAPGMQVLVARRGKVIYQKSFGKQTYDGEVRIKNSDLYDVASLTKMVATLPNVMQLYDAQKVTLDTNLGEMLPLFIGSNKQPITFKELLSHYGRMQAWIPFYKATVDSTKQPMEKYYRKIYTEGFTKRVSDSLYLRDDYHDTIMKQIINSPLLDKKEYKYSDFTFIILKQYLEKATGKSLDQLTYDNFYKTLGMNNTLYNPLSKFDKSVIVPTEIDTYFRHDTIQGYVHDMEAAMEGGIAGHAGIFSNALDVAKMMQMYLQKGNYGGVQYFSPETFNIFNTCWFCPQGNRRGLGFDKPQISGGGPTCGCVSMSSFGHTGFTGTIAWADPETEIVYVFLSNRTFPDSNLPNTLSKENIREDIQKAIQEAIIEK, encoded by the coding sequence ATGAAGCAGTTTTTGTTCAGAATAGGTTTATTCACAGCATTGTTATTTTTGGTAACGAATTGTTCGTCCACCAAGAATAAAAAGCAGGTGGTCAACTTGAGCAAAGTCGGCATCGAAGACGAAGAAATTTATATTCCGCACATCAAATCCGAACGAAAAAACTTTTTCCCGGAAACGGATGCCGAAACCCGTTGGGTTGACAGCATTTACAACCAAATGTCTTTTAACGAAAAAGTAGGCCAACTGTTTATGGTGGCGGCGTACTCCAATAAAGATGCAGCCCACGTTGCTGAAATCGAAAAATTAGTCAGCGAATACAAAATTGGGGGCTTAATTTTCTTTCAAGGCGGACCCAAAAGGCAATCGCGTTTGACCAATAAATACCAGACTTTGTCCAAAATCCCATTGTTCATTGGGATTGATGCCGAATGGGGAATGAGCATGCGCTTGGATTCTACTTTTCGCTATCCATTCAACATGACACTCGGCGCTATTCGCGATTTGAAATTGGTGGAGAAAGTAGGCGAGGCCATGGCCAAAGAAAGCAAAAGAATGGGTGTGCACTTTAATTTTGCACCGGTTTTGGATATCAATACCAACCCGAAAAACCCAATCATCGGGTATCGTTCTTTTGGGGAAAATAAAGTCAATGTTACAGAACACGCCATAGCTTTGATGAAAGGTGTGCAAAGTCAGGGCATTTTCTCAACCGGGAAACACTTTCCGGGTCACGGCGATACTTCAACCGATTCTCACCACGCTTTGCCGGTGGTCAACGCATCATTGGAACACATTGAAAAAGTAGAATTGTATCCCTACAAAAGAATGTTTGACGAAGGTTTGGTTTCGGTAATGGTAGCGCATTTGAATGTGCCGAGTTTGGAACCGAGAGAAGGTTATCCTACGTCTATTTCGCAACCTGTTGTGACCAATTTACTCAAAAACGATCTTGGTTTTGACGGTTTGATATTTACTGATGCTTTGAATATGAAAGGCGCGAGTAATTTCAAAAAGCCCGGGGATATTGATTTAGAAGCATTTTTGGCCGGAAATGACATCTTGCTTTTTGCTGAGAATGTACCGTTAGCAGTTGAAAAAATCTGCGTGGCTTATCAGGAAGGACAAATTTCAGAAAGTCGTTTGGCCGAATCAGTAAAGAAGATTTTGCGTTACAAATTCAAAGCCGGGTTGAATCAATACGAACCCGTTGAAGAGATTAATTTGTTCCATGATTTGAATCCGAAATCCAACCAAAGTTTGCAATATGAATTGTATGAAAATGCGATTACGGTAGTGAAAAATCAGGACAACATTTTGCCGATTAAAAATCTGAACCAAAAAATTGCCTATGTAAAATTGGGTGACGACAGCAACAGTTCATTTGTCAATACACTTAAAAAATATACCGAAGTCAACGAAGTTTTTGACGCCAATTTAGATTCGTTACTGACCAAATTAACCGATTATGAAACGGTTATCATTGGTTACCACAAATCAGACAAAACTTGGTGGAAATCGCCCGAGTTGACTGCTTCAGAACTACAATTGATTGATTCAATTGCGGTTAAAAAGAAAGTTATTATCGATTGTTTTGCCAAGCCTTATTCTTTGTCTAAAATTAACAATTTCGATGCCATTGAAGGCGTAATGGTGTCTTACCAAAACGGCGATGTGGCTCAGGAAGTTTCAGCCGAATTGATTTTTGGTGCTGTTGCTTCCAAAGGAAAGCTTCCGGTTTCTATCAATGGCTCTTTTAGTGCCGGAGATGGTTTGTTTACCGAAAAACTGAACCGCTTGGGTTTTACCACACCGGAAAACGTAGGCATGAGCTCGGAGAAATTAAACCAAATTGAAAAGCTAGCCTATAAAGCCATCGACGGTAAAATGGCACCGGGCATGCAGGTCTTGGTCGCTCGAAGAGGAAAAGTGATTTACCAGAAATCTTTCGGAAAACAAACCTATGACGGCGAGGTAAGAATCAAGAATTCTGACTTGTATGACGTGGCTTCTTTGACCAAAATGGTAGCGACTTTACCCAATGTAATGCAATTGTATGATGCTCAGAAAGTGACTTTGGATACTAATTTAGGTGAAATGTTACCCCTGTTTATCGGTTCCAATAAACAACCGATAACTTTCAAAGAATTGTTGTCACACTATGGCAGAATGCAAGCTTGGATCCCATTTTACAAAGCTACGGTTGATTCGACCAAGCAACCAATGGAGAAGTATTATAGAAAAATATATACCGAAGGATTTACCAAAAGGGTTTCCGACAGTTTGTACCTTAGAGATGATTACCATGACACCATCATGAAGCAAATTATCAACAGTCCGCTACTAGACAAAAAAGAATATAAGTACAGCGATTTTACGTTTATCATTCTCAAACAATATCTAGAAAAAGCAACGGGAAAATCGTTAGACCAACTCACTTATGACAACTTCTACAAAACACTTGGGATGAACAATACGTTGTACAATCCATTGAGCAAGTTTGACAAAAGCGTTATTGTACCGACTGAGATAGATACTTATTTCCGTCATGATACCATTCAAGGATACGTGCACGATATGGAAGCTGCGATGGAAGGCGGAATTGCAGGTCATGCGGGTATTTTTTCTAATGCTTTGGATGTGGCCAAAATGATGCAAATGTACCTTCAAAAAGGGAATTATGGTGGCGTACAGTATTTTTCACCGGAGACCTTTAATATTTTCAATACTTGCTGGTTTTGTCCGCAAGGAAACCGTCGTGGTTTAGGTTTTGACAAACCACAAATCAGTGGTGGCGGCCCAACTTGTGGTTGTGTATCAATGTCGAGTTTTGGTCATACCGGTTTTACGGGAACTATTGCTTGGGCTGATCCGGAGACCGAAATTGTTTATGTGTTTTTATCCAACAGAACTTTCCCGGATTCTAATTTACCTAACACGCTCTCCAAAGAAAACATCCGCGAAGACATTCAGAAAGCGATTCAGGAAGCCATTATAGAGAAATAA